The following are encoded in a window of Armatimonas rosea genomic DNA:
- the groL gene encoding chaperonin GroEL (60 kDa chaperone family; promotes refolding of misfolded polypeptides especially under stressful conditions; forms two stacked rings of heptamers to form a barrel-shaped 14mer; ends can be capped by GroES; misfolded proteins enter the barrel where they are refolded when GroES binds), whose product MASKELLFDEAARRALERGANAVANAVKVTLGPRGRNVVIEKKWGSPTITKDGVTVAKEIELEDKFENMGAQLVKEVASKTNDIAGDGTTTATVLAQSIVNEGLRYVAAGGAPLSVKKGIDKAVEVAVEALKANAIPVDGDAVAQVAAISGNNDKEIGAIIADALDKVGKDGVITVEESKGRETTLEVVEGMQFDKGYISPYFVTDTERMEGIFDNAFILFYEKKISAAADLVPVLEQVMQTRRPLVIVAEDLDGDALATMVVNKIRGILNVVAVKAPGFGDRRKAMMEDMAILTGGKFITEDLGIKLESATLDMLGQAKKVVITKDNTTIVEGNGDSDAVKGRINQIRKQIDLSDSSYDKEKLQERLAKLAGGVAVIQVGASTETELKEKKHRYEDALSATRAAVEEGIVPGGGVAFINVIAALDNVVVDDKDEQVGVDIVRKALESPLRTIAANAGLEGSVVVNKVKGLTKGHGFNALTEEYGDMIGFGVIDPVKVSRSALANAASIASMILTTESVVAEKPEPPAAGGGDHHHDH is encoded by the coding sequence ATGGCAAGTAAGGAACTGCTTTTTGATGAGGCGGCACGCCGCGCGCTTGAGCGTGGGGCCAATGCGGTCGCCAATGCGGTCAAGGTGACCCTGGGACCGCGTGGACGCAACGTGGTGATCGAGAAGAAGTGGGGCTCCCCGACAATCACCAAGGACGGCGTGACGGTCGCCAAAGAGATCGAGCTGGAAGACAAGTTCGAGAACATGGGCGCTCAGCTCGTGAAGGAAGTCGCCAGCAAGACCAACGATATCGCCGGTGACGGCACGACGACCGCGACCGTTCTGGCGCAGTCGATCGTCAACGAGGGCCTTCGCTACGTGGCCGCGGGTGGCGCTCCCCTCTCCGTGAAGAAGGGGATCGACAAGGCGGTTGAGGTTGCGGTCGAGGCGCTCAAGGCCAACGCGATCCCGGTCGATGGCGATGCGGTCGCGCAGGTTGCGGCGATCTCGGGCAACAACGACAAAGAGATCGGTGCGATTATCGCCGACGCGCTGGACAAGGTCGGCAAGGACGGCGTCATTACGGTCGAGGAGTCCAAGGGCCGCGAGACCACGCTTGAGGTCGTCGAGGGTATGCAGTTCGACAAGGGCTACATCTCCCCCTACTTTGTCACCGACACCGAGCGCATGGAAGGCATCTTCGACAACGCCTTTATCCTCTTCTACGAGAAGAAGATCAGCGCCGCCGCCGACCTCGTCCCCGTGCTGGAGCAGGTCATGCAGACCCGCCGCCCGCTGGTGATTGTCGCCGAGGACCTCGATGGCGATGCACTGGCTACCATGGTGGTCAATAAGATCCGTGGCATCCTGAACGTGGTCGCGGTCAAGGCTCCTGGCTTTGGCGACCGCCGCAAGGCAATGATGGAGGACATGGCGATCCTCACCGGTGGTAAGTTCATCACCGAGGACCTGGGCATCAAGCTGGAGAGCGCGACCCTGGACATGCTTGGCCAGGCCAAGAAGGTTGTCATCACCAAGGACAACACCACCATTGTCGAGGGCAACGGGGACTCCGATGCGGTCAAGGGCCGTATCAACCAGATCCGCAAGCAGATCGACCTCTCCGACTCCAGCTACGACAAAGAGAAGCTCCAGGAGCGCCTCGCAAAGCTGGCGGGTGGCGTCGCCGTGATCCAGGTCGGCGCTTCGACCGAGACCGAGCTCAAAGAGAAGAAGCACCGCTACGAGGACGCTCTCTCCGCGACCCGCGCGGCTGTCGAGGAGGGCATCGTCCCCGGTGGAGGCGTCGCCTTCATCAATGTCATCGCCGCTCTGGACAACGTCGTGGTGGATGACAAGGACGAGCAGGTCGGTGTGGACATTGTCCGCAAGGCCCTGGAGTCCCCGCTACGCACTATCGCGGCCAACGCGGGGCTGGAAGGCTCTGTCGTGGTCAACAAGGTGAAGGGCCTGACCAAGGGCCATGGCTTCAACGCCCTGACCGAGGAGTACGGCGACATGATCGGCTTCGGCGTCATCGACCCCGTCAAGGTCAGCCGCTCCGCCCTGGCCAATGCGGCGTCTATCGCCAGCATGATCCTCACCACCGAGTCGGTCGTCGCTGAGAAGCCCGAGCCCCCGGCAGCCGGTGGCGGCGATCACCACCACGATCACTAG
- a CDS encoding zinc-dependent metalloprotease — protein MSNRLCAAAAALALILPSAVLAQDRPTQPPAGTRPQGGPPPGMGAPPSAPGKPKPFAEVITKEAKSSRMGLFRTHTVGDKYYFEIPKAALGKEIMWVTTMERSSSFYGFGQTEVQDRVVRFEKRDDKILMRGISYSMRADDSHGDVKRALEKGNIEPILAVYTVAAYGDGESMVIDASPLIYSPLFGGGFDPSRSFIESLKAFPQNVLIKVMGTRAGGGAPSPFPGLPIASSGGGGSETVVINHNIVLLPEKPMMPRLFDSRVGWFSSSYQELGGPANKVKDVTLIHRWRLEKKDPTAKLSEPVKPITYYLGSEIPAKWKPYIKRGIEYWNAPFEKAGFKNAVVCRDIPTKEEDPEFDEEDIRYTVVHWLPSGVENAYGPHLSDPRTGEILNGSPKIFHNVLSLAQNWYFVQAGHSDPRARKMPLPDDLTGQLLGYVVTHEVGHTLGFPHNMKASSSVPVKNLRDPKWTSEWGTTPSIMDYARNNYVAQPEDKVTQLMPKIGVYDHFAVEWGYSVFPGAKTPEDEKPFLNAIANRQLTNPMLRFGNPSGDDPGRQMEDLSADGVEATRLGMKNLERILGWLPAAVAKPGEDFSELDSMYNEVLGQRSLELGHVLTIVGGVTETEYHVGQSSNPNYTPIPKARQKAAVQLFNDLVFKTSPLLVRPEITGKTSATGTVDRVQGEQRRFIGGLLSDSRLNRLVEFEVTAPTTAYTVSELLTDMTNGIFSEFGSAKGTPDLYRRNVQRVYLDALIAKLDPPAAPTLPAGLPQGAGRRRGASTGPLSGEAKVQIRGALADIQALLTSAKGRATDRAVKLHITDSLKAIDEALNPKK, from the coding sequence GTGTCTAATCGTCTGTGTGCCGCCGCTGCGGCGCTCGCTCTGATTCTCCCCTCCGCCGTGCTGGCGCAGGACCGTCCTACACAGCCTCCCGCAGGCACACGCCCACAAGGAGGGCCACCTCCGGGAATGGGGGCACCCCCTAGCGCTCCTGGCAAGCCGAAGCCCTTCGCCGAGGTCATCACCAAGGAAGCCAAGTCGTCGCGGATGGGGCTCTTCCGCACCCACACGGTCGGGGACAAGTACTACTTCGAGATCCCCAAGGCCGCCCTGGGCAAGGAGATCATGTGGGTCACGACCATGGAGCGCTCCTCCAGCTTCTACGGCTTTGGCCAGACCGAGGTGCAGGACCGCGTGGTGCGCTTTGAGAAGCGCGACGACAAGATCCTGATGCGGGGAATCAGCTACAGCATGCGCGCCGACGACTCCCACGGCGATGTGAAGCGGGCGCTGGAGAAGGGCAATATCGAGCCCATTCTTGCGGTCTACACAGTCGCGGCCTACGGCGACGGCGAGTCGATGGTGATCGATGCCTCGCCGCTGATCTACTCGCCGCTGTTTGGGGGGGGCTTTGACCCCAGCCGGAGCTTCATCGAGAGCCTGAAGGCCTTCCCGCAGAATGTCCTGATCAAGGTCATGGGCACCCGTGCGGGCGGCGGCGCTCCCAGCCCCTTCCCCGGCCTGCCCATTGCCTCCTCGGGCGGCGGCGGCTCCGAGACCGTGGTGATCAACCACAATATCGTCCTGCTCCCCGAGAAGCCGATGATGCCCCGCCTCTTTGATAGCCGCGTCGGCTGGTTCTCGTCGAGCTACCAAGAGCTGGGTGGGCCTGCCAACAAGGTCAAGGATGTCACCCTGATCCACCGCTGGCGCCTGGAGAAGAAGGACCCGACCGCCAAGCTCTCCGAGCCGGTCAAGCCCATCACCTACTACCTCGGGAGCGAGATTCCCGCCAAGTGGAAGCCCTACATCAAGCGGGGGATTGAGTACTGGAACGCTCCGTTTGAGAAGGCGGGCTTCAAGAACGCCGTGGTCTGCCGGGACATTCCCACCAAGGAAGAGGACCCGGAGTTCGATGAGGAAGATATCCGCTACACCGTTGTCCACTGGCTGCCGTCGGGGGTGGAGAACGCCTACGGCCCGCACCTCTCGGACCCACGCACCGGGGAGATTCTTAACGGGAGCCCCAAGATCTTCCACAATGTCCTGAGCCTGGCGCAGAACTGGTACTTTGTGCAGGCCGGCCACTCCGATCCCCGCGCTCGCAAGATGCCCCTCCCCGATGACCTCACCGGCCAGCTCCTGGGCTATGTGGTCACCCACGAGGTCGGGCACACCCTGGGCTTCCCCCACAACATGAAGGCGAGCTCGTCGGTGCCGGTCAAGAACCTGCGCGACCCGAAGTGGACCTCCGAGTGGGGCACGACTCCCTCGATCATGGACTACGCCCGCAACAACTACGTGGCCCAGCCCGAGGATAAAGTGACCCAGCTCATGCCCAAGATCGGGGTCTACGATCACTTTGCGGTGGAGTGGGGCTACTCGGTCTTCCCCGGTGCCAAGACCCCCGAGGACGAAAAACCGTTCCTCAACGCGATTGCCAACCGTCAGCTCACCAACCCCATGCTGCGCTTTGGGAACCCGTCGGGCGACGATCCCGGGCGGCAGATGGAGGACCTCAGCGCCGATGGTGTTGAGGCGACCCGTCTTGGGATGAAGAACCTGGAGCGCATTCTCGGCTGGCTCCCCGCCGCGGTCGCCAAGCCCGGTGAGGACTTCTCCGAGCTGGACTCGATGTACAACGAGGTCCTGGGCCAGCGCTCGCTGGAGCTCGGGCATGTCCTGACGATCGTGGGCGGGGTCACCGAGACCGAGTACCATGTCGGCCAGAGCAGCAACCCCAACTACACGCCCATCCCCAAGGCGCGGCAGAAGGCGGCGGTTCAGCTCTTCAACGACCTGGTCTTCAAGACGAGCCCCCTGCTGGTTCGCCCTGAGATCACGGGCAAGACCAGCGCGACCGGAACCGTGGATCGGGTTCAGGGGGAGCAGCGGCGCTTTATCGGGGGGCTCCTCTCCGATAGCCGGCTGAACCGCCTGGTGGAGTTTGAGGTGACCGCTCCCACGACAGCCTACACCGTGAGCGAGCTCCTGACCGACATGACCAATGGGATCTTCAGTGAGTTTGGCTCGGCCAAGGGGACGCCGGACCTCTACCGCCGCAACGTCCAGCGTGTCTACCTCGATGCGCTGATCGCCAAGCTCGATCCACCTGCAGCGCCCACCCTGCCCGCTGGGCTTCCCCAGGGTGCGGGACGGCGCCGTGGGGCCAGCACCGGTCCGCTCTCGGGTGAGGCCAAGGTGCAGATCCGGGGCGCTCTAGCAGATATCCAGGCGCTCCTGACCTCGGCCAAGGGCCGCGCGACCGATCGGGCTGTCAAGCTCCACATCACCGACTCGCTGAAGGCGATCGATGAGGCTTTGAACCCGAAGAAGTAG
- a CDS encoding PEP-CTERM sorting domain-containing protein, whose amino-acid sequence MKTVTLFRSLLASTTALIATSAFAQSQGPLLFDLSTFVNQGSANMGSTSGGLMSGITFQTWNGTQMETVKGGAGLMKTQYGKAGQTVFDTSRSDWFYTLCVEPTAWLVNGATSTVSTTKDFSQPFKTPSDPKAADSLALLYHNFGNRNAADPSNNLVANTLGEQVGLQVAFWEIVNDFDSNKAGLGLDLSKGLFNFQLSYADGSVNRQEVIDSANKYLTYTKETINSGKDISGYQAQLFKVANTVDANGNRRGQDVVGGQSVPEPGTLALGALGLVALVARRRRK is encoded by the coding sequence ATGAAAACCGTCACTCTTTTTCGCTCCCTGCTCGCCAGCACCACTGCCCTGATCGCCACGAGCGCCTTTGCGCAGTCCCAGGGCCCCCTGCTCTTTGACCTGAGCACCTTTGTCAACCAAGGCTCGGCCAACATGGGCTCCACCAGCGGCGGGCTGATGTCCGGGATCACGTTTCAGACCTGGAACGGCACGCAGATGGAGACGGTCAAGGGCGGCGCGGGCCTGATGAAGACGCAGTACGGCAAGGCCGGTCAGACCGTCTTTGACACGAGCCGTAGCGACTGGTTCTACACGCTCTGTGTCGAGCCGACCGCCTGGCTGGTCAATGGCGCCACCAGCACGGTCTCCACCACCAAGGACTTCTCCCAGCCCTTCAAGACCCCGTCGGACCCCAAGGCCGCCGACTCGCTCGCCCTGCTCTACCACAACTTCGGCAACCGCAACGCCGCCGATCCCAGCAATAACCTGGTCGCCAACACGCTAGGTGAGCAAGTCGGGCTCCAGGTGGCGTTCTGGGAGATTGTCAATGACTTCGACTCCAACAAAGCCGGCCTTGGCCTCGACCTGAGCAAGGGGCTCTTTAACTTCCAGCTCAGCTACGCCGACGGCTCGGTGAACCGCCAAGAGGTGATCGACAGCGCCAACAAGTACCTGACCTACACCAAGGAGACGATCAACAGCGGCAAGGATATCAGCGGCTACCAGGCGCAGCTCTTTAAGGTGGCCAACACGGTCGATGCCAATGGCAACCGCCGCGGCCAAGATGTCGTGGGCGGCCAGAGCGTCCCCGAGCCCGGAACCCTGGCCCTTGGTGCCCTCGGCCTAGTCGCGCTGGTCGCGCGGCGCCGACGCAAGTAA
- the rdgB gene encoding RdgB/HAM1 family non-canonical purine NTP pyrophosphatase — MQIILATRNAHKVEEMQQLLPDLVLLPLPDDAPDPEETGATFLENARIKALSAAQHTGLPALADDSGICIDALDGAPGVHSARWVAEENWIPTVLEKLAGKVDDERSARYVCVLSLMTPDGSIVAEAEGTFEGRIADGPRGTNGFGYDPIFLVPPDYAQTVGEISAEEKHARSHRGVAARALKEALREDLH, encoded by the coding sequence ATGCAGATTATTCTTGCCACGCGCAATGCTCACAAGGTCGAGGAGATGCAGCAGCTTCTCCCCGACCTTGTGCTTTTACCCCTCCCCGACGATGCCCCCGATCCCGAAGAGACCGGGGCGACCTTTTTAGAGAACGCGCGCATCAAGGCGCTCTCGGCCGCGCAGCACACGGGGCTGCCCGCTCTCGCCGACGATAGCGGGATCTGTATCGATGCGCTGGACGGTGCGCCCGGTGTCCACTCCGCCCGCTGGGTGGCCGAAGAGAACTGGATTCCCACGGTCCTGGAGAAGCTCGCGGGCAAGGTGGACGACGAGCGGAGCGCACGCTATGTCTGTGTCCTGAGCCTGATGACCCCCGATGGGAGCATTGTCGCGGAGGCGGAGGGGACCTTTGAGGGGCGCATCGCCGATGGCCCCCGCGGGACCAATGGTTTTGGCTACGACCCGATCTTTCTGGTCCCGCCTGACTACGCACAGACAGTGGGGGAGATCAGCGCGGAGGAGAAACACGCCCGCAGCCACCGCGGGGTCGCGGCACGGGCACTGAAGGAGGCGCTCCGTGAAGATCTGCATTGA
- a CDS encoding N-acetylmuramoyl-L-alanine amidase encodes MKICIDPGHPSEVGEGTRGKKLTEIRAGWLVAKRLEALLKAAGHDVTLTKSREKEFVKNRKRAEIANAFQADLHVRLHCDSEGGTGFWTYYPDRPGTDSTGKRGPSPEVIAACKQLAPKFHAALAAGLKGALRDNGCLPDIRTAVGSKQGALTGSIWSQVPVVLVEMCVLTHASDEAFLLSDAGQERMAKALAAGVAAAL; translated from the coding sequence GTGAAGATCTGCATTGATCCGGGCCATCCGTCGGAGGTGGGCGAGGGGACCCGCGGCAAGAAGCTCACTGAGATTCGTGCGGGCTGGCTGGTGGCAAAGCGGCTGGAGGCACTCCTGAAGGCAGCGGGCCACGACGTGACCCTAACCAAGTCCCGCGAGAAGGAGTTTGTCAAGAACCGAAAGCGTGCCGAGATCGCCAATGCGTTCCAGGCCGATCTGCATGTCCGCCTGCACTGCGACTCGGAGGGGGGGACGGGCTTCTGGACCTACTACCCCGACCGCCCGGGCACCGACTCCACCGGCAAGCGTGGGCCGTCGCCCGAGGTGATCGCCGCGTGCAAGCAGCTCGCCCCCAAGTTCCACGCCGCCCTCGCCGCCGGGCTCAAGGGCGCTCTTCGGGACAACGGCTGCCTCCCCGATATCCGCACGGCCGTGGGGAGCAAGCAGGGTGCGCTCACCGGCTCGATCTGGTCGCAGGTGCCGGTGGTCTTGGTGGAGATGTGTGTCCTGACCCACGCCAGCGACGAAGCCTTCCTCCTCTCCGACGCGGGCCAGGAGCGCATGGCAAAGGCACTGGCGGCGGGGGTTGCGGCGGCGCTGTGA
- a CDS encoding DUF1559 domain-containing protein — MRRTFTLIELLVVIAIIAILAAILFPVFAQAREKARAASCLSNQKQIATGLLMYTQDYDEMLLMGMWGGSASGTLCSWPAMIQPYIKSTQVFQCPTAPRTAGITAGTIAATNGCGIGTGFVVTYAYNYYLGGNNSATGVATSSLPAMERPAETVLIVDGASTAQNAAFGSSDLWPEKRTSSATAVGGTTTANRYPYLLIHSGSSLMASANDYGAPRGRHNGMTNVIWADGHVKARKLSADFYPPVGDNRYQALCTPVLTGTGIAAASCAPCLLPQLGCQP; from the coding sequence ATGCGTCGTACCTTTACCCTCATTGAACTCCTGGTGGTGATCGCCATTATCGCGATTCTGGCCGCCATCCTCTTTCCTGTCTTCGCTCAGGCGCGCGAGAAAGCCCGCGCAGCCTCCTGCCTCTCCAACCAGAAACAGATCGCCACGGGCCTGCTGATGTACACGCAGGACTACGACGAGATGCTGCTCATGGGGATGTGGGGAGGGTCTGCCAGTGGCACACTCTGCTCCTGGCCGGCGATGATCCAGCCCTATATCAAGAGTACCCAGGTCTTCCAGTGCCCGACGGCTCCTCGCACCGCCGGGATCACGGCAGGCACGATCGCTGCCACCAATGGCTGTGGAATTGGCACCGGTTTTGTGGTGACCTATGCCTACAACTACTACCTGGGCGGCAATAACTCCGCAACCGGCGTGGCGACCAGCTCGCTCCCGGCGATGGAGAGGCCAGCGGAGACCGTTCTGATTGTGGACGGAGCCTCGACCGCGCAAAACGCCGCCTTTGGTAGTTCGGACCTCTGGCCGGAGAAGCGCACCTCCAGCGCGACCGCGGTAGGGGGAACCACGACCGCTAACCGCTATCCGTACCTGCTGATCCACTCGGGCAGTAGCCTGATGGCCAGCGCAAACGACTACGGCGCTCCCCGTGGGCGGCACAATGGCATGACCAATGTCATCTGGGCCGATGGGCATGTTAAGGCACGCAAGCTGAGTGCGGACTTCTACCCCCCGGTGGGCGATAACCGCTACCAGGCGCTCTGCACTCCCGTCCTCACCGGAACGGGGATCGCCGCCGCCTCGTGCGCTCCGTGTCTCTTGCCACAGCTGGGCTGCCAGCCGTAG
- a CDS encoding DUF2089 domain-containing protein — protein MNRSPQQCPVCDEALRVSELSCPACRTRLCGEFPPPPLARLSPEHQSFIETFVRCRGVIRDVERMLGISYPTVRARLDATVSALEATLTTPPTPESPRRRAILRQVEEGTLTASDAAQLLAEL, from the coding sequence ATGAACCGAAGTCCACAGCAGTGCCCCGTCTGCGATGAAGCCCTGCGTGTCTCTGAGCTCAGCTGTCCGGCGTGTCGTACGCGGCTGTGTGGAGAGTTTCCCCCGCCACCGCTGGCACGCCTCTCGCCAGAGCACCAGAGCTTTATCGAGACCTTCGTGCGCTGCCGCGGCGTGATCCGGGATGTCGAGCGGATGCTGGGCATCTCCTACCCCACCGTCCGCGCACGCCTCGATGCCACCGTCAGTGCCCTGGAGGCAACCCTGACGACACCCCCCACTCCCGAGAGCCCACGCCGACGCGCGATCCTGCGCCAGGTGGAGGAGGGAACCCTCACCGCCAGCGATGCCGCACAGCTCCTGGCAGAACTCTAA
- a CDS encoding co-chaperone GroES: protein MTIRPLGDKVVVKPSESDDKSAGGILLPDTAKTKPTEGTVIAAGNGRVLDNGERHALTVKVGDLVVYSKYGGTEFKLNGETVIILAEDQIYAIK from the coding sequence ATGACAATTCGACCCCTGGGCGATAAGGTCGTGGTCAAGCCGTCGGAGTCCGACGACAAGTCGGCGGGCGGAATCCTGCTCCCCGACACGGCAAAGACCAAGCCGACCGAAGGCACTGTGATTGCGGCAGGCAACGGCCGCGTACTCGACAATGGCGAGCGCCATGCGCTCACCGTCAAGGTAGGCGACCTGGTTGTCTACAGCAAGTACGGTGGCACCGAGTTCAAGCTGAACGGTGAGACAGTGATCATCCTCGCAGAGGATCAGATCTACGCGATTAAGTAA
- a CDS encoding DUF4097 family beta strand repeat-containing protein: MSKEENLKILQLLQEGKITADEASQLLAAMEKPEEPAPVSPPAAPPLPETAPPPVGAGGTDDFETETLAKARAKIAAAREKVAGMDQQLAAAEEQIEEAKKSPDPIGALNQALKGLPGAKNIAGAFRDFDAGRFASNAAKQARKLGKQVTESIGSIDINLSDIAQGFQGDPTLEQAYEVTLPVATGTTLRIKNPLGSISVQGSDVTEARAAGTLRIWAATPEEAQAVADAIQLSTETTDSTSAITVTSTVKARRVELNLKVFVPAEGVKVSLLSPAGDLSVRGIKAAAVTATQSGDIHLAEIFGDVAAETTSGDIGIEGVVGAVSAHTASGDIQAIRLDGASFKAESQSGDIQLSEALIPTVSVSVVSGDAHLQGVTGTTLNLQTVSGDATILECSFQETTLNAVSGNLNLAPKGALTQGKLVVSGVSGDMVLTLPYKTNAVLEGRTRSGELRGKIRGTDGTLRELRSSGMAIVSESIGEGTGAMIVLSSVSGDLKIEQSEG, from the coding sequence ATGTCCAAAGAAGAGAACCTCAAGATCCTACAGCTCTTGCAAGAAGGCAAGATCACCGCCGACGAAGCCTCGCAGCTGCTGGCGGCGATGGAAAAGCCCGAAGAGCCCGCCCCGGTCTCGCCCCCCGCTGCGCCCCCCCTACCCGAGACAGCTCCTCCACCTGTGGGGGCGGGGGGGACAGACGACTTTGAGACCGAGACCCTCGCAAAGGCCCGGGCAAAGATCGCCGCCGCTCGTGAAAAAGTAGCGGGGATGGACCAGCAGCTCGCTGCCGCCGAGGAGCAGATCGAGGAGGCCAAGAAGTCCCCCGACCCGATCGGCGCTCTCAACCAAGCGCTCAAGGGCCTGCCCGGTGCCAAGAATATCGCCGGGGCGTTTCGTGACTTCGATGCCGGACGCTTCGCCTCCAACGCCGCCAAGCAGGCACGCAAGCTGGGCAAGCAAGTGACCGAGTCTATCGGCAGTATCGACATCAACCTCTCCGATATCGCGCAGGGCTTCCAGGGAGACCCCACCCTGGAGCAGGCCTACGAGGTCACCCTCCCGGTCGCCACAGGGACAACCCTACGGATCAAGAACCCGCTGGGGAGCATCTCGGTCCAGGGCAGCGATGTCACCGAGGCACGGGCCGCCGGGACGCTCCGCATCTGGGCCGCCACCCCGGAAGAGGCGCAAGCCGTCGCCGATGCGATCCAGCTCTCCACCGAGACCACCGACAGCACCAGCGCCATCACGGTCACGAGCACGGTCAAGGCGCGGCGTGTGGAGCTGAACCTGAAGGTATTCGTGCCCGCCGAGGGGGTTAAGGTCTCCCTGCTCTCTCCCGCCGGCGATCTCTCCGTGCGAGGCATCAAGGCCGCCGCGGTCACCGCCACGCAGTCCGGCGATATCCACCTGGCCGAGATCTTCGGCGATGTCGCGGCGGAGACGACATCGGGCGATATCGGGATCGAGGGAGTGGTCGGAGCCGTCAGCGCACACACCGCGTCGGGAGATATCCAGGCCATCCGCCTCGATGGTGCCAGCTTCAAGGCCGAGAGCCAGAGTGGCGATATCCAGCTCAGCGAGGCGCTCATCCCCACGGTCTCGGTCTCGGTGGTCTCGGGCGATGCCCACCTCCAAGGCGTGACCGGCACGACCCTCAACCTCCAGACAGTCTCCGGGGACGCGACGATCCTAGAGTGCTCTTTCCAGGAGACGACCCTCAACGCGGTCTCGGGCAACCTCAACCTAGCACCCAAGGGCGCTCTGACCCAGGGCAAGCTCGTGGTCTCAGGGGTGAGTGGGGATATGGTTCTCACCCTGCCGTACAAGACCAACGCCGTGCTCGAAGGCCGCACCCGTAGCGGCGAGCTCCGCGGTAAGATCCGGGGCACCGATGGCACCCTGCGCGAGCTCCGCAGCTCCGGGATGGCCATTGTCAGCGAGTCGATTGGCGAGGGAACCGGTGCCATGATCGTGCTCTCGTCGGTGAGCGGCGACCTCAAGATCGAGCAGAGCGAGGGCTAG
- a CDS encoding M14 family zinc carboxypeptidase, translated as MKHSLLALSCLLLTAPVLAQDAPRRDALREGQSNRLLTFAQIEQHLAAWKQKYPELIELSTLPGKTREGRSIPLVRIGKPGQPEVMWLSGIHPREQQPAYCTLRFLDEELAAGWKNGRCLWFVPMFNVDGKLWEEGHKDWRKNRVPNPDGTFGVDLNRNFPVRWGGGREIDSTWNDSTARPGADIFEGLAPLSEPENQALDAFFASHPNLRAFMDIHSPLREILFPAHSIAPDHARYLKIVKGMQQRQSDSPYSITKSSPGSEPAPGVRGGNSGLTYTHAYYSYGIYGFNFEISIPSKAKGVAGRYPAEREIAQEYETNVKEAWRFWLEAAGELPLAQHGTLTLEGPGTMSGTSDKPLVPGAVVGWTPPRLSVPRSYAYAVLTSQDPAIVVPSEYRSFPLKNPFTLQVMTSAKPGATVSLTLHLWDSERRHSVYRFSLKIAAP; from the coding sequence ATGAAACATTCCTTGCTAGCACTTTCCTGCCTCCTGCTTACCGCACCCGTCCTCGCTCAAGACGCTCCCCGTCGCGACGCCCTGCGAGAAGGCCAGTCCAACCGCCTGCTCACGTTCGCCCAGATCGAGCAGCATCTCGCGGCGTGGAAGCAGAAGTACCCCGAGCTGATCGAGCTCTCCACCCTTCCCGGAAAGACCCGCGAGGGGCGCAGTATCCCCTTGGTGCGCATTGGCAAGCCGGGGCAGCCCGAGGTGATGTGGCTCTCCGGGATTCATCCGCGTGAGCAGCAGCCCGCCTACTGCACCCTGCGCTTTCTGGATGAAGAGCTGGCCGCGGGCTGGAAGAACGGGCGCTGCCTTTGGTTTGTGCCGATGTTCAATGTCGATGGCAAGCTCTGGGAGGAGGGGCACAAGGACTGGCGCAAGAACCGTGTTCCCAATCCCGATGGGACGTTTGGGGTGGACCTCAACCGTAACTTCCCCGTGCGCTGGGGCGGGGGGCGTGAGATCGACTCGACCTGGAACGACTCCACGGCGCGGCCCGGTGCCGATATCTTTGAGGGGCTCGCTCCCCTCTCCGAGCCGGAGAACCAGGCGCTGGATGCGTTTTTTGCAAGCCATCCCAACCTGCGGGCGTTTATGGATATCCACAGTCCCCTGCGGGAGATTCTCTTTCCCGCCCACAGTATCGCCCCCGACCATGCCCGCTATCTCAAGATCGTCAAGGGAATGCAGCAGCGCCAGAGCGACTCGCCCTACTCCATTACGAAGTCGTCGCCGGGGAGCGAGCCCGCGCCGGGAGTGCGCGGCGGGAACTCGGGGTTGACCTACACCCACGCGTACTACAGCTACGGGATCTATGGCTTTAACTTTGAGATTAGCATTCCCAGCAAGGCCAAGGGAGTTGCGGGGCGCTACCCGGCGGAGCGTGAGATCGCCCAGGAGTACGAGACCAATGTCAAGGAGGCGTGGCGCTTCTGGCTAGAGGCGGCGGGCGAGCTCCCCCTGGCGCAGCACGGCACGCTGACGCTGGAGGGCCCGGGCACGATGTCAGGCACGTCAGACAAGCCCCTCGTGCCTGGTGCCGTGGTCGGCTGGACGCCACCTCGCCTCAGCGTCCCTCGGAGCTACGCCTACGCAGTTCTAACGTCGCAAGACCCTGCGATTGTGGTGCCCAGTGAGTACCGCAGCTTCCCCCTTAAAAACCCCTTCACGCTCCAGGTGATGACCAGCGCCAAGCCAGGTGCCACCGTGTCGCTGACCCTGCACCTCTGGGACAGCGAGCGCCGGCACAGTGTCTATCGCTTTTCTTTGAAGATCGCCGCTCCCTAA